The genomic window GTTTATAAGTTAGGGAGGAATTACGGATAGTTGATATGACGATGTGAGTAGCATTAGAGTGTAGAGACGAGTGTCAAGTGTGACACATGACAAGTTAAAAAAATACACTATCAATATATCAAATACTAACTTTactataaattttgataaatttaacttttaatatttacatattttgtaaattgtctttgttttatattttgaccaaatTTGACTAATAACATTTCAACAAAAGGTTAAATAAtgttaactaaaatattaaattttcaacaatgTTGATATGACCACGTGTGTGCTAAAGTGTACTTCATGCTAACTTTACACCATTTATCTTATATGccacataataaataaattaaaaattataaaaatatttagaaaaataaaaaagaagcatGAAATTCACATGGATTGTCATGTTTAAATTCTAGTGTTTTAGTCAATAATTtccttaaaatataataattaaactatttttgAAAGGTCAATGATCAAATTCGATTCTTTTTAAAAGTGTTAATGGTCAAATTTAGCTCTGAAAGAGAATAACAGCCCAATTGgcaaaaaatataaactttaaagactaaatttatcaATATGCCTCTATTAATTATAGAAAACATAAAATGCATTGTTTTATTTATGGGTAACCTACACCATTAATCACTAAACTATGAGTAAGTTTTCGTTTTggttatttaactaaaaaaattacaatttggttTTTGAACTATTCGAATGTTTTCATTTAAGTAATTGaactattcaaatttttttatttaagtcactaggctgTTAAGTTTCTTTTTAAAGTTCAGCCAACGAGCTCCAAGTGACAATTCGATAATCGGTACAGTGGATCAATTCCCATCAACAAGTAGAAGAATATactttagatccaagtcgatctgaAGATTAGTGTTAGAGATCGAAGAAAAAagctgtttgaattttggttcacaGATTCGTGACatacaaagttgtttcatgaaaaagaaAATCGAACTGCAAAAGAGAATGGGAAAGAGAACTTTCAATTGATGCAAGCAATGAGAACAGAGAAAGCCATATAATATCGAATTTAACAGCCCAATGATTGGGCTTAAATGAAAacatttgaataattcaatgaccaaattataattcttttagttaaataaccaaaatgaaaacttacctatagtttagtgactaatgatgtagtttaccttttttttttaacataaatttcatTTCATGAAGAAAACAATACAGAAAGAAAAACAGCTCCGATACATCAAAGAGACAAAGACCATAATGGATTAAACCAAATATACAGAATACACATAACCGATCCAACAAAAGACACCCATTTTCATCATCTCCATTATCGTTAAGATAAGGGAAGAGATCTATTCCAAAGAGTGCAAACAACCATAAGGAAACCTATGCATAGCTTCTGTTTTCTCGAAAGACCCCAACCTTCACCGACGAAAATCTGGTTCAttacttaaaaagaaaaagaaaatctggTTCGACATCCTTGATCAAGTCAAACAAAACATCCAAGGCAGCAACCGAGTCCCAAACAACGAACTATACATGGTTGGTTCAAGCTTGATTGTTACTTACTAATTCTActatgaatataatttttttttcttgagttTTTGCTGCATTCATTAAATTTGGACTCGAATTTAGGTTATATTTTAAACCGAATTAGATTGTTTATGTTTGAATCTAGCAGGTAGAGATGATAATAAAAGCTACGCAATTCACTTTATTGATACAAGACAGAGAGCCAGCATAAAAGttagagagagagaaagagaaccTTTTTATTGAAGTCGAAGATTTTTATACCTTTCACTACAATCTTGAAATGCCCTACGTTTAGTCTGTATTAGTGGATTAGGGACAAGTGGCTAAGTGGTCTGCCACCGTAGATTTGAGTAGGATAACGACTAAACATGCTTTTAATCACTTCAAATGGAACGCGATAATTAAGATCAGAAGTGATGATTAATAAGTTGAatatacatgaacattaagtgaaaaaatatttctcaaaagaaaaaaaaattctggcAATGAGTAAATCTAAAGAGTTTACTCAAAAACTTATCTCCAAAAACAAGTATTAATGTTGTATCTAAACTCAACCaatttaaaagattaaacatAGTATGAATTGAACTTTAATAGTTCGAAACATTATTCAATCACATTATTCAAACGTATagattttaaaatcatcaatagGCCAAAACAGAAAGGGTTGTAGAGgtataatttgaatattattatcaacaacttaaaataataaatgattaaaaattttgtGTTAACGTATCAAGACCCAAATATTGAGCCATAGTATTAAGATCCCAATAAAAATTCTTATCCTGCAGTgttggataaaaatatatatattgcccCAAAGCATGTGTAATTCGTGGACAAATTCATACATACTGATTTGATGAAACTGCGCAATAAAAAAATCCCTATTCAAAAGCCTCCCACGTGTACGGCTCGATGAGCTTTAGCTCATGATGCCCGCGGTCGGTTCGTTGCAATTGTAATTAGGAAGGGATCTAAAATATGACCTTTGACCGATTTCGCGCCAATCAACTATCCAACGTGGCAACAACCAATAGACACTAACCACGTGGTGCAATCCAACCGCCAATACCCGTATAAGTATTCATCGTCCTTTTGCTCGTCTTCCCTCTTTATCTTCTTTTCATATTCTGGAACAGCAGAAATCTGAATAATCTCAGattatacttaaaaaaaaaaactgaaaattataatctttatcaattatttttttaatcctcAGAGCATAAATTGTGAATCCAATCTACGAAACGATGCCGTATTGCGAGGTGGGAAAAACGCAGAACGCTGTCGACGCTGCTCTAAACAATGGGATCCAGATTTATTATCGGACTTACGGTCACGGCCCTATCAAAGTGCTCTTAATCACAggtgatttttaattttttttattttactttcaaatGTTTGTTGAATGTATCCTTCTTTTTGGGCGGTAGCTGATAATTTGGTGAATGAATGGTCAGGATTGGCGGGTACACACGACTCGTGGGGCCCACAAATCAGGGGACTGGCCGGAACCGATAGGGCCAACGACGATGAAACTATGGCGGTTGATCGGGAATCCGACGGAGCTAACAATGAGGTCGGCGGCATCGAGGTTTGTTCCCTCGATAATCGTGGGATGGGCCGGAGTTCCGTTCCCAACAAAAAATCAGACTATTCGTGAGTCTCTTTTGTTTTTAGCGGTTTATTAGCATTCAATTTTTATTATGCTTTGACTTTCTTTTTCCTGTTTTCGATGTTAATAGTTATTTAATAAAGGCGCTTTTTCCTGCTTTTTACAGTGAACTGTAGcttgttatttgttaaaaataaataaattcaatcaaatttttgtaATGTGTTTAATACTGTAAGTGACTTAAAAATTACTAACACCGCCGGTTGAAGAAGAAGAGCGAGGAAAgtgatttttctttcttatttctggATGTTAAGTGCAGGACGAGAATTATGGCAAAAGATGCAATTGCCTTATTGGATCATCTGGGCTGGAAGAAAGCCCATGTTTTTGGGCATTCAATGGGTGAGTGAATTCATTGGAATTTTCATTGCAAGAATGAAATAAATCcagaaaaaaaactttaaaaaaaaaaactttaacctTCTTAGTTTGTATTAATGAGGAAATGGTAATCTTGTTTTTAATATAAAGTTTGCTTGAATTTGTTATCCGAAACAGGGGCTATGATTGCTTGTAAGATGGCGGCATTGGTGCCTGATAGAATTCTTTCTTTAGCATTACTTAATGTAACAGGTGGAGGTTTTGAATGTTGCCCGAAGGTAATTCTTTATCTTCTATTTGTGTTTCTGGGCATTTGGTTGCCTTGAATTGAGTTCTCttcattttttcataaatttgatGAGTTTTATGCATATCCATTATTACCGCAGCTTAAGAAACTTTAATGATAACTGTAGAGATTATGTCACAATTTGGAATCATTAGCTAAACTGTAGAACACAGAGGACAGATTTTACTAATTTACAGTGGATTTCAGTTTCCGAAAAGTTAAAGTTTATCATAGCCTGCCATTCTGCCAAGCACTTTATCTCTCAGTTTAGAAAGACTCCTTGATCTGCTAAGTCTCCCCAGATATCACTTCTCACTGTTGTATCTTTGTTGCTGAGAAAGAAGAATGACAGTTAATTTCCTGGTCATCATCCAATATGATGTCAGTAGTAGTACTGTTTATAGTTATGAAGTTCTCATATTGATATAAAGTTAATTCGTTCTCATCAGCTGAAAACCAGATTCACTTTCATACTTTTGGAACTTATATTAGGATTTAGGAGCAGCTAGTAAGTAACTTGTTTTACTATGTTGCAGCTTGACCGGAAAACATTATCCATTGCAATTCGATTTTTAAAGGCAAAGACTCCTGAGCAAAGAGCAGCGGTTGACTTAGACACGCACTACTCAGAGGTAATGTTGTTCTTTGTTAACAAAatccttttcctttttatttggtGATTGTGAACTATGTTgtttcaactttttattttttcatgaaatacCAATGTCTTATATTCAGATATGGTTATGACAATATGACTTTTCAGAAAAAAAGAAACCCTACTAATATAGCAGTATCCAGTAATCACCCCATTATTTATATAGCTTAGAATGTGGAACTGAGGAAAGAGGATGATTAAATTGGCTTATGACAATGAGGTTTAatttagcatatatttcataacCCTCAAAACTAATGGCCTGCCATTCTGAATTAAGAGTTTCCTGAGTTCAACAAGGTCAAATTCAGCATCCAATTGAAGTAATATCAAAGATACACCTTGGTTCTTTTTCTAAAACAAATGAGTAAATATAACCCTTCTTTTTCCATGCACAAAGGCAACTCATAGAGTTTCATGTTACATATGATTGCAGGAATACCTTGAGGAGTTTGTCGGTTCCAACACTAGAAGAGTAATTTTGTATCAAGTAAGTTACACTGAATCTGATCGTTACTGGATTTGAATGACAACCATATTAATCACTTAGGCCCTGATAAAAGTTACTCCTTGTTCACTATTAGTCCATAACCTAACAATAAGAAGTTCCTAATACTTGTTCGAGTGGATGTTCTGATTTTCTTGGTGATGGATACATCATTCTGCACCATACCATTAGATGGGCAGCGTATTGAAGAGTAGCAAATTTTTTCGGCACACTGAAGCTGCAATTATCTGTTTGCTTTTGATTGATTTTGTTTTTTGAGCAAGTTTGCTTTTGATTGAATACTCTTTGAAATATACttcatttaaattatatagttcCTGGAAACCATAATGGTTTTTCCAATAGGAAATGCCTCTGGTGAAATGTACTCATCCGGTTTATCTCAAGGATGATACCATGCCTCTGAAAATCGTTGTCAAATGTTTACATAGTTGACGATCTGTCATCATTGTTTGTCAGAAGCATTGATGTGAGCTTTTCGGCTCATAAGAAGATAACCCTATGAAGTTTTTGCAACAATATTACTGTTTATATAAACCGTAGATTAACTCTAAGATGCTAACTGCGAGATGCTTGCTTGTCCTTGGCAGGAATATGTAAAAGGCATAACAGCAAGTGGCATGCAATCCAATCATGGGTTTGAAGGGCAAATCAATGCATGCTGGAGACATAAAATGACCCGAGCAGAACTTGATTTAATCCGTTCAGGTGGATTTCTTGTATCAGTCATTCATGGCAGGTACTACATTTCATGACCCTGAAAATAGTTTTTATTATGCAAATACTTTCAAACTCCCATAGGATGTATCTATGGTTTTAGCCAAATATAATAATTTCTAGTTAATTGAGTTTTTAGATTTAGTTACACTTAACATATTCTAGAatgttctctttttcttttcccaatGTAAGCATGTGGTGAGAGAGAAACTAGAGCCATCTTCTTGATAACCTTTTTATCCTCTATCAATATGGCAGATTATTTGTGGTTATGTTAATACATTGCCAGTGCTGCTTGTTCATGCAGAAATCAACTTCTTGGCGTTTCAACTGGTTGCTACTGATATGAGAATTAGATAATGTAATTACTAGGCCTAGTAACgattctctttttttaaaatggGGTATAAACCAAGCTAGTTAATCTCTAGGCATTCCCCTTTTTTGGATTTTCATGTAATGGGCTTGTTTAGATTTTTCATAACAAAAAGTCATTGGAACTTcctcttaaaattttattctcaGTGTGCTGTATGGTTGTTCTGCTGTGCATGCTAGTGCAAGTTAAATAAACGAGCTTAAATATAATGTGCTATTTAGAAAGCTCACTTCTGATCTTAACAGCTCCAACTTCCAAGTTGAAGTTTGAAATAATTTCTCTCTTTTtcagtttttatttaaataataatacataaaagaaGAACAAGAAGCTACAAGAAGTTAGCAGATTTGGTATTTGTTGCATACTACTAGTATAAGAATATCTAGTTGCTATAGTTTGATAAGGATTATAGTGTGTTTTATGTATCATAAACAGCAACATACTAATGTCTTTTATGTATCATAATAATTATCTCTTGAGATGAAACTCAActaatttaacatttttgcaatgTGTAGGCAAGATGTCATTGCTCAAATAAATCATGCAAGGAGGCTAGCAGAGAAGCTACAACCTGTTGCAAGAATGGTAGAGTTTCATGGGGGGCATCTAGTAACTCATGAGAGAACAGAAGAGGTAATTTTTCTTCATCCATTTGGGATAGGCATCGGGGGTTTTCACCCCGAGAATCTTTCTATGATGCAAGGGCACTAAAATGGCACTTACGAAGGTTGAAAATGTTTGTAAGAATGAATTTTATTGGAAAAACGGTAACAAAACATGTCAAGCTTGTAGaattgtgtagagaagaataTTCTGCCTTGTGAAGTAATGGTTACTTGATGCATAAGAATCGAATACAAACTTGACAAAGTTGGTGCTCTTCCATCATTAGTAGATATTTAAAAGTgaataggttttattttattgtatttgcCTGTGGAAAGAACCTTACAAGATTGAATTATTCACTAATTTTCAGGTTAATCAAGCTCTTCTTGAGTTGATAAAGGCTTCCGAAATGAAGATGAGCCCACATGACTGGAACAATTTCCCCAAGAAAAGATCAGGTGTGTACTTATCTATAGTTAAAAGCCTTTTCTCCTGCATTGTATCATCAAAATGACTCTTTTTTTTGGTACAATGATTATTCAAACCCAGACTCCACAACTTGGGGTTCATCATCAAAATGACTTTAATgcagtaaatatttattatttctatctaATCTATCAACTAAATGCTTGGATATAAGAATGGTGCATATTCACTACGACTAGAGATAAATCTTCTAGGTGTCATTACAGATAAATAGATTATCTGATCAAACAGATATAGAACTGCTAGAATTCACTTGAAACCTGTAGAATT from Gossypium hirsutum isolate 1008001.06 chromosome D12, Gossypium_hirsutum_v2.1, whole genome shotgun sequence includes these protein-coding regions:
- the LOC107947232 gene encoding putative aminoacrylate hydrolase RutD, which gives rise to MPYCEVGKTQNAVDAALNNGIQIYYRTYGHGPIKVLLITGLAGTHDSWGPQIRGLAGTDRANDDETMAVDRESDGANNEVGGIEVCSLDNRGMGRSSVPNKKSDYSTRIMAKDAIALLDHLGWKKAHVFGHSMGAMIACKMAALVPDRILSLALLNVTGGGFECCPKLDRKTLSIAIRFLKAKTPEQRAAVDLDTHYSEEYLEEFVGSNTRRVILYQEYVKGITASGMQSNHGFEGQINACWRHKMTRAELDLIRSGGFLVSVIHGRQDVIAQINHARRLAEKLQPVARMVEFHGGHLVTHERTEEVNQALLELIKASEMKMSPHDWNNFPKKRSEASNRTTVERETNIIIAKIHVFLVYLISLFMTAFKYGRSSLQRLKPVRVGASSPK